The following are from one region of the Plasmodium gaboni strain SY75 chromosome 12, whole genome shotgun sequence genome:
- a CDS encoding putative eukaryotic translation initiation factor 2b, subunit 2: protein MDLHVKKNNYDQVLNINKNQGNSNYELNEIKNNINNNNNNNNNDNKLLEHNHFNNIEEHTKEKQNIFNSNDVSEINTNITSNVEQNKEPKNNIDSKIYLSLNRCENNDFLKKEDYYKDDNYNDNILHGLDPSTVKTSSSKKGCLIFDNNKKDDINKMRNIHSDISNIENKDTYHIDEKDINNKICNNNNNKINSINHINDKEKTSNIYNISNIYNISNISNISYDKEIKENSPDSEYEKTNESCNYKESINYNKIQFEKKKKKSSEEKKEREKELLVAYWLNGIIELLESGFKNGNINGSNSVGKKIAEVLKKVVEIYQWKNVFDLIEIIKYLGKQVIKNNKMFFVIPNIIRRVLTIIRVEHFKQLYLYNNNYMDNIKNINMIDHNLYEDNQDVQMCNHADNRNNKNSNINSKSNSNCNNNSNCSNNINCNNNINCSNNINCSNNINCSNNINCSNNSCDKNKVKKKNMTPISKQGSKNLDNFDINTNTLYQREIKNFHKSFSFYFEKQCNESTYKIPATNTLKHSIIEGIEELIAEIDTSWDEAEQRTSYDLFTENDVILTLGYSAGVEKFLKTINKKKDGISVIVVGGDINRNGYKMSQSLSDDGVDTTYISDAAVFAVIPKITKVVLGSVAVSSSGGAITKMGGYNIACSAQLHSKPVIIVLPLFKLIYVPLYDPLRQNELQPGPSLIYNDEDVENLHVRIPKYDYIPEHSITLYITDVGPVDSFQLYNITKKRYHPDDMDLSFE, encoded by the coding sequence ATGGATTTACATgtaaaaaagaataattatgatcaagttttaaatataaataaaaatcaaGGAAATTCAAATTATGAGTTGAAcgaaataaaaaataatatcaacaataataataataataataataatgataataaattattagaACATAAccattttaataatatagaagAACATACAAAGGAAAAgcaaaatatatttaattcaAATGATGTGAGTGAAATAAACACTAATATAACATCTAATGTagaacaaaataaagagcctaagaataatattgatagtaaaatttatttatcaCTTAATAGATGTGAGAATAatgattttttaaaaaaagaagattattataaagatgataattataatgataatatattacatgGATTAGATCCAAGTACAGTTAAAACATCAAGTTCAAAAAAGGGTTGTTTGatatttgataataataaaaaagatgatataaataaaatgagAAACATTCATAGTGATATTAgtaatatagaaaataaagacACCTACCATATAGATGAAAAGGatataaacaataaaatatgtaataataataataataaaataaatagtataaatcatattaatgataaagAGAAAACATCAAACATATATAAcatatcaaatatatataacatatcAAATATATCTAACATATCATATGACAAAgaaattaaagaaaattcTCCAGATTCTGAATAtgaaaaaacaaatgaatcatgtaattataaagaaagcataaattataataaaattcaatttgaaaagaagaaaaaaaaaagttctgaggaaaaaaaagaaagagaaaaagaattattagTTGCTTATTGGTTAAACGGTATTATTGAATTATTAGAAAGTGGATTTAAAAATGGTAATATAAATGGAAGTAATTCAGTAGGTAAAAAGATCGCAGAAGTGTTAAAGAAGGTTGTAGAGATATATCAATGGAAGAATGTATTTGATTTAAttgaaattataaaatatttagGTAAACAagttattaaaaataataaaatgttttttgtaatacccaatataataagaagAGTATTAACAATAATAAGAGTAGAGCATTTTAAACagttatatttatataataataattatatggataatattaaaaatatcaaTATGATTGATCATAACCTATATGAAGACAACCAAGACGTTCAAATGTGCAACCATGCTGACAACAggaataataaaaatagtaatattaatagtaaGAGTAATAGtaattgtaataataatagtaattgtagtaataatattaattgtaataataatattaattgtagtaataatattaattgtagtaataatattaattgtagtaataatattaattgtAGTAATAATAGTTGTGATAAGAACAAGgtgaagaaaaaaaatatgacGCCCATTTCCAAACAGGGATCAAAAAATTTAGACAACTTTGATATAAACACAAATACATTATATCAACGtgaaataaaaaacttccataaatcattttcattttattttgaaaagCAATGCAATGAAAGCACTTATAAAATACCAGCTACAAATACATTGAAACATTCTATAATAGAAGGTATAGAAGAGCTTATAGCTGAAATAGATACATCATGGGATGAGGCTGAACAAAGAACATcatatgatttatttaCAGAGAATGATGTAATATTAACACTTGGATATTCAGCAGGAGTAGagaaatttttaaaaactataaataaaaaaaaagatggAATATCTGTTATAGTTGTAGGAGGAGATATTAATAGAAATGGATATAAAATGTCTCAATCATTAAGTGATGATGGTGTTGATACAACATATATATCTGATGCAGCTGTATTTGCTGTCATACCTAAAATTACTAAAGTTGTTTTAGGTTCTGTTGCTGTATCTTCATCAGGTGGAGCTATTACAAAAATGGGTGGTTATAATATTGCTTGCTCAGCACAATTACATTCTAAACCTGTAATTATTGTATTAccattatttaaattaatatatgttcCATTATATGATCCTCTAAGACAAAATGAATTACAACCTGGACCATctcttatatataatgatgaagatGTTGAAAATCTTCATGTCAGAATTCCAAAATATGATTACATACCAGAACATTCAATaactttatatataacagATGTAGGACCTGTAGATTCTTTCCagttatataatataacaaagAAAAGATATCACCCCGACGATATGGACTTGAGttttgaataa
- a CDS encoding putative AP-3 complex subunit sigma: MIKGVLVINNSGKPRFLRFYDESSHERQQLITKRVYELIKNRLDMECCCFIEDEELFSSDIKVVYRHFATLYFVFIIDSMESELGILDLIQVFVQVLDSNFENVCELDLIYNYEQINYILDEIIMGGIVLETNIDTILHSINGSKRLIENESSFFGD; this comes from the exons atgattaAAGGTGTACTGGTAATAAACAATAGTGGAAAACCCCGTTTCTTACGTTTTTATGATGAAAGT aGTCATGAGAGGCAACAGCTAATAACAAAAAGAGTTTATGAACTAATAAAAAATAGACTGGATATGGAATGTTGCTGCTTTATAGAAGATGaagaattattttcatcGGATATAAAAGTTGTATATAG aCACTTTGCGACCTTATACTTTGTTTTTATCATTGACTCAATGGAAAGTGAGCTAGGTATTCTGGATTTAATACAA GTTTTTGTACAAGTTCTAGATTCAAATTTTGAAAATGTTTGTGAGCTTGatttgatatataattatgaacAG ataaattatatattagatgaaataataatgggag GTATCGTTTTAGAAACCAATATAGACACTATTCTTCATTCAATTAATGGTTCTAAGAGATTAATAGAAAATGAATCTTCCTTTTTCGGAGACTGA